The Alistipes sp. ZOR0009 genomic interval GCTTTCGGTAGGAAGAGCCCCATCTGGAAGAGCGCTAGTTTTTGTTACTCCTGATTCTGAGCGCACATTTGCAACCTACCTTGGTGCTGCTGTCGAGTTGGTTCCAGAGGAATTGGCAGAAACTGATTTTAAGGGCTATTCCTATTTCCATATCGAAGGGTATATGGTTCAAAATCACGATTTGGTTCGACAAGCTGTGAAAATTGCCAAACGACATGGTTTAAAAATATCGTTAGACCTAGCCAGCTACAATGTTGTTGAGCAAAATATGGAGTTTTTGGATGAGATCCTTCGCGACTATGTTGATATTGTTTTTGCGAATCAAGATGAAGCAAAGGCGTTTACGGGGCTTGATCCAGAAGGAGCTCTTTCGGAGTTGGCGGGACTGTGTGAAATTGCAGTCGTTAAAGTTGGCCGTAAAGGTTCTTACATCAAAAAGGGGATGGAAGTTCATAAAATTGGCATAATTGACGCAATACCGTTGGATAAAACTGGAGCTGGAGACTTGTACGCGTCTGGATTTATTTATGGGCTAATCAATAAGTATCCGCTCAATATTTGTGGAGAACTCGGATCCATTCTTTCTGGAAAAGTGATTGAGGTGGTAGGGCCTAAGATGGAGGATCAGGTATGGGATACAATTAAAGAAATGATAGCTGATGTTCTAAATCGATAGTCTAGCTTTTGTTTTCGTTTGTATATCTTTGAAGAGAGACATTCTTTAAAACAACTATTAACAGATTATATTATGTTTCCAAAAGAAATCTACTCAGAGCGTAGGAGTAAGTTGCGCGCAAAGTTGCATTCAGGGATTGCCCTTTTCTTAGGCAACTTTGAAGTGCCAATGAACTATAGGTCTAATACATATCGTTTTCGTCAGGATAGTACATTTCTTTACTTCTTTGGCTTAAATCAGCCTGATTTGGCGGCCATTGTTGATTTTGAGCAGGGGGTAGATGCTATTTACGGGAATGATGTTGATATTGAAGATGTTATCTGGATGGGGCCTCAGCCAAGTCTTAAGGATAGGGCTGCTGAAGTTGGCGTTGTTGCTACGCATCCTTTGAGTGAACTTCAAAATGCGGTGACATCAGCCCTTAAAAAGGGGCGTAAAGTCCACTTCTTGCCGCCTTACCGTCACGAAAACATGGTTGTAATAGGCGATTTGTTAGGTGTTACGACTAGTAAACTATCTAATTATGTATCTGTAGATTTAATTAAGGCTGTTGTATCTCTTCGATCTATAAAAGATATTTACGAAATTGCAGAAATAGATAGAGCATGCGAGGTTGGTTACCAAATGCATGTGGCTGCGATGAGAATGTGTAAACCAGGTGTATATGAGCGAGAAATTGCTGGTGCTATTGAAGGGATATCCCTTTCGGCTGGAGGCGGAGTTTCTTTCCCTGTAATTTTATCTCAGCATGGCGAAATTCTTCATAACCATCATCATGGTAATATGCTAGAAGCAGGTAGGCTAATGATCGTAGATTCTGGAGCAGAAACAGCTCTTGGCTATGCTTCTGATTTTACCCGTGTTACTCCTGTTGGAGGAAAATTCACTTCGAAGCAGAAAGATGTTTACAACATTGTGCTTGCTGCAAATAATTTGGCAACAAGTATGGCTCGCCCTGGAATTAAGTACCAAGAGGTGCATTTAGCCGCTGCGCGAACAATCGCAGAAGGCCTAACCGCTTTGGGCTTAATGAAAGGGAATGTGGATGAGGCTGTTCGCAATGGCGCTCATGCACTCTTCTTCCCTCATGGATTGGGGCATATGATGGGGCTAGATGTCCACGATATGGAGGATTATGGTGAAAACTATGTGGGCTACGACGAGGAAACTTCTCGGATAGATCAGTTTGGGACTGCTTATTTAAGATTAGGCCGTCGTTTAGAGCCTGGTTTTGTTCTTACCAATGAGCCTGGTATTTACTTTATTCCGGCTTTAGTTCAGAAGTGGAAGGATGAAAAGATTAACGAATCATTCATCAACTTTGCAAAAGTAGAGGAATACCTTGATTTTGGCGGCATTCGTTTGGAAGATGATTTGCTTATCACCGACAAAGGGAGCCGTCTGTTGGGAACAAAGCGCGTTCCAATTACAGTAGAGGAGGTTGAAGAAACCGTAAATAGTTAGTTTCAAGAAAAATATAGAGGGTGCTAGCTGTCTGGTGGGCACCCTTGTTCTTTATATGCCAATGAAAGTTTGTGTTTACTGTGCTTCGAGCGCAAAAGTCTCTGAAAAATATTTTGCTGCAGCCGAGACCTTGGGTGTTTTGATGGCAAATAACGAGCATACGCTAATTTATGGTGGAGGCTCGCTAGGATTAATGGGAAAGATAGCCGACACGATGCTTGCTCATGGCGGGCATGTAAAGGGAGTTCTTCCTCGCTTTATGGACGAAGTAGAGTGGGGGCATAAGGATATTTCTGAAATGGTATTGGTGGAGGATATGCATGAACGCAAGAAACTACTAATAGATGGTGTTGATGCTGTCGTTGCATTGCCTGGAGGTTGTGGTACGCTTGAAGAGTTATCGGAGGTGGTAACTTTAAAACGATTGGGAAAGTTTACTAAGCCGATAGTTATTCTTAATCTTGATGGCTTTTATGATCCGCTGAAGGCTCTTTTTGAAAAAATGATAGAGGAAAAATTTATGCGTCAGGAGCATCGGGCTATTTATACCTTTGTCGATACTGTAGAGGAAATTATTCCTGCAATAAAAAATGCACCAGCATGGGATGCTGATGCAATATCTTTTGCGGCGGTATAGATTATTTTCTTCTTAGATAGAATAGTTTGGTTCCGTCAATGGAGTCTTCTGCATAAGGAATTCCAACTATTGCAGGGGCTTTAACCCCTTTAAAAAAGAGTTTGGGGCCGTAAAAAATTCGAGCCTCGTCCCAGCAATCTCTGTCGATGAACCCTTGCAAGGTTCTTGCTCCGCCTTCTATAATTACCGATTGTATTCCTCTTTTGTGGATGTAGTCAAACATTTGAATTTCGGCATCTCGAGCAAAGTCTATAGAAACCAGCTCAAGGTTTTTTATCTTTTCAAAGAGTTCTTTGCGGGTACTCGATCCCGAATTTTTACCGATAAAAACAATGGTTGGCTGACTTCCATCGAAGATATGGCTTTCAACGGGGGAAACTAATGTTCTGTCTATAAGGATTCGAGTAGGGTTTTCTCCATTCCAAACTCTTACATTTAGTTTGGGGTTGTCGTTGGTGATAGTGTTATTTCCTACAAGGATTCCTTTTTCTTCGCTTCTCCACCTATGAACTAGCGTTTTGCAGGCTTCGTTCGAAATCCAGGTGGGTTGAGTTGGGGCTCCTGCTTCCCTTTCGATATCAATAAAACCATCAAGCGTTTGAGCCCATTTAAGGATGACGTAGGGGCGTTTTTCGGTGACAAAGGTGATGAATCGTCGGTTTAGCCATTGTGCCTCTTTTTCTAAGATCCCCACCGTAACATCAACCCCATGGTCTTTGAGCCTTTTTATTCCGCGTCCAGCAACTTCGCTGTATGGATCTTGCATGGCAATTACCACTCGTGGTATTTTGTGCTCGATGATGAGATCTGCGCATGGTGGCGTTTTTCCAAAGTGGCTGCAAGGTTCTAAGGATACGTATAGCGTGGATTTGTTTAGTAATGATTTGTCTTTAACTGATTTGATGGCGTTTACTTCAGCGTGGGCTTCACCATATTTGCGATGAAAACCTTCTCCTACTATTATTCCATCGTGGACAATGATAGAGCCAACCATGGGGTTGGGAGCTACAGAGCCTAATCCCATTTCGGCAAGTCGGAGGCAATGCCTCATGTATTCCTCATCAATATTGCGATCCATTCGATTTTATCTTACTTTTAGTTTCGAAAATAGCAGAAATTGCAACGGAAACAAAATAAATGAATACTTCTATTCGTAGCCTGTTGGGCATTCATATTCATCAACTTTCAGATATTTATGCTCCGGAGGAGGCTAAAGAGATTGCTTATAGGTTGGCAGAGCATGTGTTGGGGTGTAATCGCTCTAAGTTATTGTTGGAGTTAGATGGCTGTGCTTCTAGCGCGTTCAGAAAGGAGGTGGCGTCTTACATTCAGAGGCTGCTTTGCAGTGAACCTCTGCAATATGTGATTGGGGAGGTCGAATTCTATGGTTGCCTTATTAAGGTTACGCCAGATGTTCTTATTCCTCGTCCAGAGACTGAAGAATTGGTGGACATTATTGTGAGAGATTGGAGCGCAAAAGAGATTCGA includes:
- a CDS encoding adenosine kinase, with the translated sequence MASVLGLGNALVDILAGVPNDDFLHHFDLPKGSMQLIDENTAHKITGHLKSFELRKAPGGSAANTISGLSKLAVDTGFIGKIGDDEIGKFFKEDMIRSGIKPMLSVGRAPSGRALVFVTPDSERTFATYLGAAVELVPEELAETDFKGYSYFHIEGYMVQNHDLVRQAVKIAKRHGLKISLDLASYNVVEQNMEFLDEILRDYVDIVFANQDEAKAFTGLDPEGALSELAGLCEIAVVKVGRKGSYIKKGMEVHKIGIIDAIPLDKTGAGDLYASGFIYGLINKYPLNICGELGSILSGKVIEVVGPKMEDQVWDTIKEMIADVLNR
- a CDS encoding aminopeptidase P family protein translates to MFPKEIYSERRSKLRAKLHSGIALFLGNFEVPMNYRSNTYRFRQDSTFLYFFGLNQPDLAAIVDFEQGVDAIYGNDVDIEDVIWMGPQPSLKDRAAEVGVVATHPLSELQNAVTSALKKGRKVHFLPPYRHENMVVIGDLLGVTTSKLSNYVSVDLIKAVVSLRSIKDIYEIAEIDRACEVGYQMHVAAMRMCKPGVYEREIAGAIEGISLSAGGGVSFPVILSQHGEILHNHHHGNMLEAGRLMIVDSGAETALGYASDFTRVTPVGGKFTSKQKDVYNIVLAANNLATSMARPGIKYQEVHLAAARTIAEGLTALGLMKGNVDEAVRNGAHALFFPHGLGHMMGLDVHDMEDYGENYVGYDEETSRIDQFGTAYLRLGRRLEPGFVLTNEPGIYFIPALVQKWKDEKINESFINFAKVEEYLDFGGIRLEDDLLITDKGSRLLGTKRVPITVEEVEETVNS
- a CDS encoding TIGR00730 family Rossman fold protein, translating into MKVCVYCASSAKVSEKYFAAAETLGVLMANNEHTLIYGGGSLGLMGKIADTMLAHGGHVKGVLPRFMDEVEWGHKDISEMVLVEDMHERKKLLIDGVDAVVALPGGCGTLEELSEVVTLKRLGKFTKPIVILNLDGFYDPLKALFEKMIEEKFMRQEHRAIYTFVDTVEEIIPAIKNAPAWDADAISFAAV
- the ribD gene encoding bifunctional diaminohydroxyphosphoribosylaminopyrimidine deaminase/5-amino-6-(5-phosphoribosylamino)uracil reductase RibD, with translation MDRNIDEEYMRHCLRLAEMGLGSVAPNPMVGSIIVHDGIIVGEGFHRKYGEAHAEVNAIKSVKDKSLLNKSTLYVSLEPCSHFGKTPPCADLIIEHKIPRVVIAMQDPYSEVAGRGIKRLKDHGVDVTVGILEKEAQWLNRRFITFVTEKRPYVILKWAQTLDGFIDIEREAGAPTQPTWISNEACKTLVHRWRSEEKGILVGNNTITNDNPKLNVRVWNGENPTRILIDRTLVSPVESHIFDGSQPTIVFIGKNSGSSTRKELFEKIKNLELVSIDFARDAEIQMFDYIHKRGIQSVIIEGGARTLQGFIDRDCWDEARIFYGPKLFFKGVKAPAIVGIPYAEDSIDGTKLFYLRRK